ATGCTCCGTTTTCGTTGTGATTAAATGTTTTGTACATATCAACGGAGTGAAATAAGGCACCAACAATCTAGTGTCAGaacattttcttgaaatccCCCATTTAGCAGTTCCCGAATTTGAGTCATTCCTGCGAACATTTagcatttctgtttttcccaGGAGATGACTGACTAGGAATCGCCTTCTTTATCATATTTATGATCCTCATATTCACCATCAATATCTGTCTCATAAGCATTCACTTCGTGAAGCTTCTCTCAAGATGTCCTGGTGTTAATTTCGTTCCTCTTTTACGTAAACTGAACTCAGCTTTGACGAGAAATTTCTTATAAGTTAGTAATGACCAGCGCTCGCGGCGCTACAGTCCGAGAGTTGCTATCGATTAACTTTACGATTAGTCCACTTCACAAGCATCTATTTCACTAGTCATGGAATGGTGTAAAAAGTTGTCTCGTTGGGTGAACCAAGGCCTCTGTTTCTTGGATTTGTGAAGAATGTTTTTGTTCCCTTCTGAATATTACGTTTCTGAAGTGCAACTGTTACTGTTAcgtgggtcgataaattgttaccaaACTTTTTctctctggggtcgataaattgataccagacttgtctgggaggataaaagcactgacctgacacatcagctagccaccgcaagtcattgtataggcaagttacacgttcgtaaacgtaaaacgaatctgaattgaagtaaaccgTGGaccgcatcccaagcggattgattaacgccagaaactttatcctttatccctacGTATCTTCATGAACGGGTGCTGGCACGGAACAATTTCGTTTCGGTGTAAAAATAAAGCGCAGGTACGGTAGCCAGATGAGATCTGATTTTGCAACCGTTTAGTCATTTCCTGGAACCATATCGCATCGCTCCATGTGAAAACTGGTCTGATCGAGAGATCGACAACCCCACCACTAAcgcttctttttcaattttttttcagaatgccGTTCGATAGGCCGTCAATAACTAGATAAAAGATGATCTTATGGGAAACcaaaactttaaaataaaaatatggtaATTATTCGAGAGTAATGTGCATccaactaattttttcttctacaacaTACGAAGAACTACTCCTCGAAGCAGGAATCAAATCCACTTCACTTTCCTGGATCGAACTCACATCTAAATTATAGCTCACACCACTATTTTACTATGTTCCGTGGAGTGAGTCTTTTATAGCTCCATGGAATTCCTTCATATAAAAATCACCAGACATTAGCCATTTACGGAGCAATCCATGAAATTTTTGGGATGACATTAGAAAGCAAAATATTTGCGAAGCTCAATTTTTAGGTGCTCCTTTATGGAACCTATCGATTGCAAATATGTGCTAAGCAGTGTTCCTTTTGcatagaacaaaaagaactaTCAATCATGAGCTAAACTGGATTGTGCGAGACTCCTTTGACTTTTTAGTGTCAAGAACTGCGCCGAAAAAGTAACGTGATGAAGGAGTCTGAATTTACCGTCTATAACACGTCCAACTTCATCTTTCGTTGCCTCCACAAGGCCTTAACTTTCCTTTTGTCGATCAggtaatcgttttttttagaattattatCAAGACACAATTAAATCGTCACATGATCCCCGCTACGCGAGAAACACTTAGAACAGGAAGTCGGAATCTCTAGAGTATGTGTGGAGCATGTTTTCCTTTCGCCTTCTGCGTGCTTCGCTTATCGCTGCGACACAGCCAGCCCAGACCGTCAATAAACCGCATGTGcacgtaaacaacaacaacccaCACAACCGTCTGTCTGCTCATCCAGACTCAATGAAGTTTTCGCCGCAAAGTATGTTTATTTGAAGATCAGTGGGCACAGTACTTTCTCCTGCAACTGGTTGTTCTGAACAAAGTTTTACTGTCAGATAATTGTCCGCGTGCTAATTTGCAATCATGGGAATTAGCACGTGGACAGCGATGTAACTGATCCTGATCTATTTGTAATTATAAAACCCCGTTTTCATCTGCCATAGTtgagccaaaacgacatgaggctcgctgcagttacgtaagcagctgcgcacGAAACGGTGCAGTGCAGCGTAACGGTTACGGTCGaggggacctttgctagcaccactcatcgatggcgatggtcctacctcgatgGTCTGCCACAACACATACCCTtgatctgttcttttttttgacacaCTCAGTTGTATTTTATTGACTCTATGTTAACCGCCTACGCACTCTACCTTTTTTGGCATCGCAATGTGTTTGGAGTTTTTACTGTGATATTCGCCTCATTACAGTTAATGCGTTGTCTTTAGGAGGtgcttcgaagaaaaaagtatgtaaATGTCCTCGATCCTAGAGCACATCTCTCAGCGCGAAGTACCCGTAGTAGAACGTCGGGTGCATGGGTAACTCTCAAGTGAACTAGTGATATCATCTGGTGGATGGAAGCCATTACCTTGTGCTGGGTCAAATATACTCCGTTGTTGTTTTGAGAAAATCGTAACAAGCAGGTTTTAGAGGTTTTCCCTAAGTGGTTGATTTGGTAAAGAAATAAACCTACATAAAGACGTAAAAAAAGACTTTACCGTCGCTCACTTCTGTTACAATTCTTCCTTCTACGATTGAGACCTGATTCTGAGTAAAATATACAAAAGCTCAGttagttgaaaaaagtagaaatattagcgaaataatgaaatcaaataatacTAAAATACATATGCAGATACACAAGTATCAAAGTACTTCTCATATCATAATGAAAAGCTTTCGTGGttcgtttcttcttcactaGGAAATAATAGTTTCATTCTTGCCTTTTACTTTCTTATGCAACGTCCTGATCAATCCCTTATTGCATCAACTTTTTTATTCCCACGGACATTTTTTccagtaaaaagaaaacaattattgccCGGAAATCAAAAGTTATGCCAAAGTAAAAATGTAAGGAAGTAACGGAATGAATCCTACTCTGGACTCTCATGTAAATATGTAAATCCCGTgccagtaaaaaaaacgctttgaaGACGTTTTCATCTCACTGCTCCCTCACTTGAGCTCTCCTTGATCCATCGTCTAAAATGTAGGATTTTCGTGATGAAACACCAGAAATTCCCACATACGTGGGTTACAGATTTAACACGCATCATGTGTCGTAAACGACTTCTTTTTCTACGTCTGTTCGGAGAACGTTCAGTGACGTCCAGGCGTCACTGGAGGAAGCGCGGCGCCCATGGGGGCCGTTTCCAGTGCAAGCGCACTTTCTGCGTCGAGACAGGACTAATCTGCACTTTCTCCTCGTCCGATGAATTTTGTCCTAGTATGACGACAGCGTCTGACACCCTCCCTGTCTCTTCATCATCAAAACAAACATTATCATTGTTTGCTTTACGTAAGAAGTGCTCGGAATCACTCTGTCATCTGTACCGTCACTGGGCTCACAGGGAGGATTCATGCAGCTCCCATATCAATGGAAACTGCGTAAATCCTCCCTATGAGATCATTTGAAGCAAGAGTGAGCTCACCTTGTGCGCTAGAGGGGAAAATGGGCTTGTTCAAATCCTCGAGTGGTATATTTTGTTGCAGGATCGACTCATGCATGAGGCTCTATGaagtgaacaaaataaaaaacctTCCCAAAACGTTTACTCGCCTAAACTCCTATTGATCACCTctacattttcaattttgtcttATGGTGGTATCATTTTATTCACCGGTATTGATTGGATTCATTTCTTGTGTGGTTTAAATTATCGTTGTTTCAACGTATTTCAAAGTACATGTAGAGTGTGAGTTAGAGGATTTCcaaggtttttcttcttgctttttcttgagaagaaaGCGTTTTGAGAAGAATGAGGTGATAAAACTGCTCTCGAAAATTTCTGATTGCTCTCGAGGTACCTACCTTCACTTACTACCTTCCTGAGGATTTTTAGGAAACGTTTACAAGCTCGCTAATAATCAAAACATACCGCCGCATAGCAcagttctgtttctttttaaaaaaaagcaaaattaagACAAATATGTACATGTGTACGTTTATACTCGTGTCAAACTTTTGAACCGGATAACTGCAAAGCGCCTTTGATCAGGACAGCGCAAGGGAGGTAGAGGGTGTGCctcaaatagaaaaagagCTCAAACGCTATTCGATCGAACTCATTCGACTGCATCGGTCGGAATCAGACCATAGAACTTATGCCTTCACTTTCTGTACACCGGTACTTTACACAACGTTATTTTGAGATGAGCTTTACGTTTGTTACAAATCGGTGCGAAATGCACATGAACATGAACGAAACTGGGCAATTAAACAAAATGGATCTGATATGGCTTCCTTTCAAAAACCCCTTGATTAACTATTTCTATGAAGAATTTGGATTCACCAACGGTTAAGCATTATTTCTTTCCACGTTTGAACTTTAGTTTTGAAGCGACATTCAGCCGCAGTGCACAAAAGTTGTTTCTGTCTCAGATTTTCTGCTATGACACAACAGACATCGATCTGAGGTAAATCTCGCTCCTTTAAGGTATTTTGCACGGCTACAGTTTTGTACCGCGATATACACTATAATGCACGACTTGCACGCCATAAAAAATCGTTTCAGAGCAAAACGAATCTTTTTTACGATGTGCTGCTTACCTAAGTTACCAGGCTAATTTTGGTGGGATTCTAAGAGATACATTTCTTACAAGGTAC
This window of the Necator americanus strain Aroian chromosome III, whole genome shotgun sequence genome carries:
- a CDS encoding hypothetical protein (NECATOR_CHRIII.G11548.T1), whose translation is MFSFRLLRASLIAATQPAQTVNKPHVHVNNNNPHNRLSAHPDSMKFSPQIEPKRHEARCSYVSSCARNGAVQRNGYGRGDLC